One genomic segment of Hydra vulgaris chromosome 14, alternate assembly HydraT2T_AEP includes these proteins:
- the LOC136091089 gene encoding uncharacterized protein LOC136091089 — protein sequence MQQRGNDLCLRDLMFQLQTIITERSPFALAFKNMAEVEDEKIRQAAIESHQASVVEMSLLEGVIFVGENGAPPTSREVVIYPRGHPMSANFDPMIYPLFFPRGDAGWHNQLVHNPERATLVRNYVTLSQFYNYRLSFRQYFCSLFYGKKLFQQYAVDAYVKIEGQCLAFITNNQNKLRSEQYDALHEHVNNIANERNIRPGRVVILPSSYVGSPRALKENFEDAMTIFKKYGKPDLFITFTCNPKWRETTESLYPGQTENDRPDLVTRLFKLKLNNLLNDIFKHGVLEIPDPVVNRELYDIIKTCKIHGPCGILNPNSPCIKDGVCSKNYPKELNANTVAVYNGYPQYRRRDDGLAINIKGNNVDNLDNVNHNEVNTFLDCRYVSAPEALWRLFEYPTSHMSHTIIRLKVHLPENQIVYFREGEEQVALDRAAQRDTHLTAWLDKEVEIRLLLLQAKGATSWADLRTGLLQDETEWQNTLSEAVLTRMSKQIRQLFSVILTFCKPDDPLQLWNTNKAFMMEDFIHRQVPFILAEQATLRQIEKIIYHSGKTLSDYNLPVIDEFIDFNLENLNDNV from the exons atgcaacaacgtggtaatgatctttgtttacgtgatttaatgtttcaattgcaaactataattaCTGAACGAagtccatttgctcttgcatttaaaaatatggcTGAAGTAGAAGATGAAAAAATTCGTCAAGCGGCTATAGAAAGTCACCAAGCTTCTGTTGTAGaaatgtctttacttgaagGGG TTATATTTGTTGGCGAAAATGGTGCTCCCCCAACTTCCAGGGAAGTTGTTATTTACCCAAGAGGTCATCCTATGTCAGCCAACTTTGATCCTATGATTTATCCTCTCTTTTTCCCAAGAggtgatgctggttggcataatcaGTTAGTGCATAACCCTGAGCGTGCCACACTGGTTAGAAATTatgttacattatctcagttcTACAATTATAGACTTTCTTTTCGGCAATATttctgttcattattttatggcaagaaactatttcagcaaTATGCTGTAGATGCATATGTAAAAATTGAAGGCCAGTGTCTTGCTTTTATcacaaataatcaaaataaactgAGAAGCGAGCAGTATGATGCTTTACATGAACATGTTAACAACATTGCGAACGAACGTAATATTAGACCAGGGCGAGTAGTTATTTTGCCATCATCTTATGTAGGAAGTCCTAGAgctttgaaagaaaattttgaagatgctatgacaatttttaaaaagtatggtaaaccagatctttttattacttttacttgcAACCCAAAATGGCGTGAAACAACAGAAAGTTTATATCCAGGTCAGACTGAAAATGATAGACCTGATTTGGTCACTCGAttatttaaactcaagttaAATAACCTCCTCAATGATATATTCAAACATGGTGTATTAG AAATTCCAGATCCGGTTGTTAATCGTGaactttatgatattattaaaacttgcaaGATTCACGGCCCATGTGGGATACTGAATCCTAATTCTCCCTGCATAAAAGATGGAGTGTGCAGCAAAAATTATCCTAAAGAACTTAATGCAAACACAGTAGCCGTTTACAATGGTTATCCACAATATAGACGTCGTGATGATGGGTTGGCTATCAATATTAAAGGCAACAATGTAGATAACCTTGATAAT GTTAATCACAATgaagtaaatacttttttagatTGTCGTTATGTTAGTGCACCTGAGGCACTGTGGCGATTATTTGAGTATCCTACAAGTCATATGTCACACACTATTATCCGTCTTAAGGTTCATCTTCCTGAGAATCAGATTGTGTATTTTAGAGAAGGAGAAGAACAAGTGGCTTTAGATCGTGCTGCCCAACGCGATACACACCTTACGGCatg GTTAGACAAAGAGGTGGAAATAAG attgtTACTTTTGCAGGCAAAAGGAGCAACATCTTGGGCGGATTTGCGTACTG GTTTGTTGCAAGATGAAACTGAATGGCAGAATACTCTTTCTGAAGCAGTTTTAACGCGAATGTCTAAGCAAATTAGACAGCtgttttcagttattttaaccTTTTGCAAACCTGACGACCCTTTGCAACTTTGGAATACAAACAAAGCTTTTATGATGGAGGATTTCATTCATCGCCAAGTTCCATTTATATTAGCTGAACAAGCTACTCTTCGTCAAATCGAAAAGATTATTTATCATAGTGGTAAAACGCTAtctgattataatttgcctGTTATTGATGAATTCATAGATTTTaatctagaaaatttaaatgataatgtTTAG